TGTAGCGAGAATGGTGCTGCTGAAGCTGCATGTGTGTACTATCAAGGAATATGTATTTTGTgaggggtatttcacaggtaagcgggtgtttagactgaagaactgcaaggtgtgcacttaGAGCTCAGCCACAAACTTTTCAGCTTAAATTGTCCTTGTCCCTGTTTGGAGGCCaagtctttaggtgcacccatacatgcggAGTATCGTTTTACTTGGGAGAACTTGTTATTTCATATGTGGGTTCATTTGAAAATTTTATTTGAGTATTTTTCACAACTATACTTCTGATTTTGTGACTGTGAtggtgtttcagaaaaaaaattccataaaACAATGTTGCGTTTTATGGTCATCTGTATGACGACAGCTACATCTAGTGCAGAAACTACACCACAGCTAAAAACCTAGTGGTATGTGGTTGATAAAAATACCTTACTTATGGGGGCATTTCACTTCTATGGTTAGTATGTCAAGTTAACCTAGAGATGCCCTTATCTGTTGTGTTTAATGTTAAAGttcacaaaatgcagtttttattgtTGGGGTGTCTTCTGGACAAGAAAATACCAATACATATCTGGTATCGTTGGATTCAGCACAAACAGTGCTTTTACAAACAGTACAATTTTTGTCACTAAATGTaattcttctttgaaaaaaacatgttaattacTAGCAGCAgaacaaagcaaataaataataataaaaaaaaaaaacaagaaattctTCTGTCTTTACCATACAAAAAGATTCTTAACCCATTTCCAAATGTAAATACCTTCCATGGCATGAATCTTGACAGAAATTTTGAAGGATCCAATCTGTTGCCGATACTATCCATATACATATTATGAAGAGCATGTCCTAGGGCATATACAGATACATATGTATTATATGTCAGTCTGTAGGTATTAAAATTAGGAAAATATTCCTCAAATGTTTTCAATGTctcatttctattatttatggttCCTTTTCCGGTTGGTAGAAAAAACATTTCATCCCACAGAGAGGCAGTGATAGGATCCCTTGGAAATTTCAAAGGGTTTGCAGAGTAAATGAACTCCTGCAGACCAGGTATGTTCCCTTGGGGTAACTCCAAAAGTAGGGATCCATTTAATGCTGTTATTTGGTAGTTTACAAATTCAATTGATGTGATAGTTAAAAATATCCAAACAATTTTCCTTTCAGAATTCTCAGCAAGGctccagaaaatgtaaaaaaagtcccTCATGTTTATGCCCACTATGACAACATTTGCAGTtgacttttttattgtttttatagagTCAAACATACTTGCAAGATACTTCTCCTTGACCACGATGAAAAATTCAACACAAGCAGCACCGCTGTTGATAATCTGGACCTTCAGTTTTTCATTCCTAATGTGGTGATTGCCATCATCTGATGCTACAATACCCACCCACGTCCAGTTAAATGTTTTGAGAAGGTAAATAATGACTTTATCCTGCGTGTTCTCGCTGGTCATAGTGTTGTAAAGtgttggaaaatgtattctgTCATTGAAGCTGCTATCCTGAGTTCCATAAGTAATCTGAGTAGAAGAAAGTTAGGTTCAACAGGTTACCAAGAATTATTGTGTAAGAAGACCCCTAGTATTAGTCTCACATGGGATATGGGGTTTTATAGGCAAAGATGACATTTTGTCCACTCTTTGGACACTTGTTTTTAACAATGAGCAGTTTGATTGTTGTTGTTGATTGTCAGTTAAGTTCAGGGCTGCCTTGCACCTAACTGAGTTTCTGTCTGCACATTACTAATTTTTGTGCATCCTTCCTAAATTACAACTTGCACTGCTGATTATATGGGTCCATGGAATTGGTAAATGAAGCATACTTTTTATTATGCTGCTTCCTTATAGAATTTTCTTTGAAAACCAAATCTTGAAGAGCAATTTTAGGTGAGGCTATATATAAGCAAGGTGTGGGACCTGGTTGTAGAAGTCTACAAAGTAATAGAAAAAGACaaacgttcatcaagttcaaccttatatatatatatatatatatatatatatatatatatatatatatatatatatatatatataacctgcctaactgctacttgatcccggagaaggaaaaaaaaaaccccatttgaaacctctccaatttgcctccaattccttcctgactccaaaatggcaattggactagtccctggatcaatttgtactatgagctatctttcattaCCCTCACTTGCTAgaaatccatccaaccccttcttaaagctatctattgTATCATCCATTACTACtgaaaaccccttccaaatatttagccggaacctcctttcttctaattgaaatgggtgacctcttgtcatctggaaggacctactggtaaataaagcattagagagattattgtacAATCctcttacatatttatacatagttatcatatcaccccttaagcgcctcttctccagtgtgaacatccccaatttggccagtctttccatatagctaagattttccatacatgtTACCAACTTAGTTGCATTATAATATCTTCCTTGTTCTGTAATTAAGTCTGGACTTCTTATTTAGGAGAACTGTCAACTACTGTGTAAGGATAGTTGTGTCATATGTTTGAAAAAGATACGTTTTTCAAAACTGCTGGTTAGCAgatattttaaagtggacctgtcacctacacataaaaagctgtataacaagtcgtatgcaaattaaacatggaacccaaattgtttttttcattaaagcaacaATACCTGTTATAACAGCGTTTAAATGTCTGAGCTTTCAATCAAATAtaacctgcctctatgcctggggcatagaggtggggcagacggttactttcactttccattcagcatttcctagatgtcactgctctcctcacattccccctccctcctcacactctataattgtgtagggcaatgtgtatggcCATTAGGTCCCCTATTTGGCAAATACACAATATTTttgggtgatacacaacttgtcttaataacagtgtccacaaaatggctcctgcttgtatcctgtgattgtgtaattccaagactgaaggagactaaatttaaataataaatgtagtgtaagtaagctttattttgctcaactaacatgataaaaaataattttgaatcatttcttagggtgacaggtcccctttaatagttagGAATAGTTAGGAAAGTGTCATTAATAAAGAATAATGCCCTTGTTATAATTGCAACATATAAAATGTTCATGAATAAATATGTGCATGTTTTAAATGTCAGTTTCTGACCTGTGAAAATCTGTATATGCCAAGGAGCAGGTACATTGCATGTGATAATGAGAATAGCAAGTGTCCTACAAATGCGCCCACTGTGCCTTTATTGTTACACTTATAATTAGGGACATAATCACTTTTCTGAGTTAAGATACCAAATACATTTGCAACCGTTTGTCTTTCGCTGGAACATGTGTCATAAATATGGAAGCCTAAAGTGATGTTTGGTAAAATGTTAGTGTCCTTGTTGATCTCTTCAATGGCAAATATGGCTGCCAGATAATGACGATAATATTTGAGAAAATGGCtataaaggagaagaaataatatattacattttatatagaaaAGACAGCCATTTATTTGCAATCAGGAATTACTAGACCTCTAAAGTGTCAACAAAACaagacaataggggtcatttacttagacCCAAAAAGAAGTGCAAGAGAACTAAGGGGAGCAAACTTGGGTCACTTGGGTGCCATTGATTCTTAGGAACTTATGCCAAAGCATTTATGAAAGAAGTAAAAGTCATCTATAGTACCTTAACAGGAGAAAAGGGAGAAAGCTGGACCTTATGAAGtgcagtaaagaaaaaaaaattgtcacctacagacttttatgcatttcagtgaattttcgcCGTTCTGCGAATTTTCGGTgaaacaaaacaggtcagattcgcccatcactagtcccgaTGGCTTTATATCCCCTACACATTCCATTCCCTAGTTACTAAGCAGAATACACTATATCTAAATTAGTTAATTTGCATACTGGTGTTATTGGGTTCTTAGAGATGACCACTTCCTATCACTCTTTTGTATAACGATTAGAAAAGGAGGGAGGATTGCATCCCCTTTGGCCTTCCATTCTTTTTTTAGGTAGATGTGACTGGGGAACCTGGTGTTAACAAGGCCCAGTAAGAGTCTTGCCCTAGAAGCACAACCCTTCGAGAGTCCAGGAACAGGACCCCGGGAACATGGTACTTGACATGTAACTGACATCAATAATCTTTCAGCCTGATTGAATAGACAGTTTATTAGTCTGCATGAACCAATTCCCAACTGTTTTTAATATGTTACCTCTTCCTAATAGATTGTAAATTCTTCAGGACAGGGACCTCATTCCAACTCAGTATTGAAACACTTAAcacttatgtatttattttcacttATAATGACTATACCCCTGTTTGTAGATATGCTTTTATTAAGCACTGTGTACATTtgtggtgctctataaataaatacttgcaaccatatatacatacatacagtacttttGTCTCTGTCACTTGCACTTATTATCTCAATCCTTACCTTACACTATTGTTGTAAATACTTTTAGCACCTTCCTATGTTATTGATTGGCTTTTAAAGGCTAAAAGGACAACTGGATTGTCTACTGAAATCTGATAGATCTTTAGCTACATTTTGTTCCACTGGAGACTATCCACACAATTTTTATCCACTTCACTGTCTTAGTCTTTAAACCCATTGATATTAGTGCTGCATATAGAAAAAGGCCTGTTTACATTGCAGCATTTTCTTTCTGTGATGCAAAGTGTAATTATTAATGCCAACAGATACagtgagatatacagtatgtgccctCCCTTTGATTACACCCTCTGTTAATCATGATGTAAATATTTGTTGTATTAAATGCACTCAAgcactttaaataaatacagatcatAGTTACAGACTATAATTAATCTCACTATCTACTGCCTCGCTCTGCTCTAATATAAATGAAAcctaaagggatattgtcatggggaaaaatttttttttcaaaatgaatcagttaatagtgctgctccagcagaattctgcactgaaatccatttctcaaaagagcaaacagatttttttatattcaattttgaaatctggcatggggctagacatattgtcaatttcccagctgcccctggtcatgtgacttgtgctctgataaacttcaatcactctttactgctgttctgcaagttggtgtgatattaccccctccccccccagcagcaaaacaaaagaacaatgggaagataaccagataacatctccctaacacaagataacagctgcctggtagatctaagaacaacactcaatagtaaaaacccatgtcccactgagacacattcagttacattgagaaggaaaaacagcagcctgccagaaagcatttctctcctaaagtgcaggcagaagtcacatgactgggggcagctgggaaattgactaaatgtctagccctatgtcagatttcaaaattgaatattaaaaactctgtttgctctttggagaaatggatttcagtgcagaattctgctggagcagcactattaactgattaattttgaattttttttttcccatgacagtatccctttagcttCTTTGATATCTACAATTACAGAAATCTCCGCAATAAATGTATATCACGGAACACCATGGAAGCCAAAATTAAGTTAAGGTTAAAAACTCCATTctttactgttccattaaaaccataaataaattcAGGATAATATTCATATAGCAGAACCATATACTTGATGCGTTTTCGTAGCCCAACCTAATTTTGGCCTCTGTGGTGCTCCAGCCTATACATTTATTCGTTGGATCCAGATGCCGTCCGGGGGCAGGACTTCATGTTGTAGTATGCAAGGGCTGAGTTTCTACCCATGTGTTCCCATACACTTCTGTTTAGTCTGTGACACAGAAATCTCAGggatagtgatgtgcgaatttgcacgattcgccgccggcgaataaattcgtgaaaaggGCACAAACATTCGTTGTTGAAAATTCACcgccatcaaaaaaaatggatgtctggcgacgttttgcaaatttttcaacgtttcgcggatttcgcacaaaattcacaaatttttcggcaaagctacatggcccaaattcgcccatcactactcagagaCAGACTTGAACTCAgcaaaactaaaaaatatttgcaattaccCTAACTATGTGTAGATACTGTAGTCTTGTTCTTAAGCAAAACTTCCCAAGAAAACTGTGGGTTGGGTATTTAATTGTTCACATTACTCACTCATAACATCTGAcaattttcaaaggtttttccAAGAAACTTTCCTTGGTGGTTCTTTTGTATATAAACAGCTCAATAAGAATTCCCAAAATGATGTCACCTTCCTGCTGATAGCCTGGGCTGCCTTGGGAATCCAGTACACAGGCAGATGAGATTTTGGACTCATACTGTGCTGCCACCAGGAATGATCCAAAAACAATGGCAGCGTATAGACCAATGGAATACAATCTGCAAGGAAATCCTAAGAAGTGAAAGGGATGAAAATGTTACTTTAGATGGAATACTCAGAGTTGTCGTATTCCTCGACCACAATTTTGCTCTTGTCGAAgtataatttaatgtaaaatgaTCTTGAGAAAAACGTCCCCTCAGTTGTATCTGCTTCATTGTAGCTACAGAAAGCAAGGCTTAACAAACTCAACACATTTTTTATCCAAGGGGTGGACGATGAAAAGTTTGAAGATTGAACACCACATTCCACAGCTTTGAATCACTCACCTCACCAGAAACTGTCTGCACCTCCTGGTAGAGCACGGGTTATATTCAAATCTTCTTAGGTGGGTCCTACTGTTGAAGGAATGGTCAACCACACTGGATTCAACCACAGAGCTCATCTCACAAATAGCTTGGACATTAGTagtttttaatacaaatgaaaactCTTTATTGACGGAAAAGGTTCACAGTCTCTTTGGCTGGTGCTGATCTGATGGTGCAAACATCACTTCACACTTACTTCAAATACTTTCCTCATTCAGATGTTAATCTTATTTTTCAGCGGTCGTGTTCACAACAGCCCAAAGGTAGAACTCACTGCCTTGGTGATAATCTCCAGTTTTAGGCAAAGCTCACAGTAGGACATATACTGGCAGCATAAACACTGCAGGGTACTATCCCTGGCCTCCTCGTTGGAGTCTGTGGCCAGGGttagactgggctggtgggacgcTGGGAGAaaaacctagtgggcccccggctcttgtgggccccaccggcccagatccgcaccctgcacTGGTTCTCTTACCCCTGCCGCGACCTCCCTTATCACATAAATCACATTGCACATGCACAGACGCATGTCGCAGCGGGGGTGGGGAGGTCCAGTGCAGAGGGGGCCCCCTATACTGTAACTCTGgtgcccccccagtccaaccctgcatgtgGCTGTTCTATtaactaccctgatcctgcctCTAATaactccaaaagaaaaaaaaaaaacagaacatgtgtttacttccccttttatatACTAAGAAACCCTGTCAGTTCTTAGCTGTCTAAAACATTCCCAGGGAATACATAGAATAAGattggcaaaacctttaccccTACATCTGtgtaacattttcctttttgtttcctgGTGATTTTTCCTATTGCATGCAACAGTGCTGGTATTGGAAAAGACTCAAACACACACTGTGTGCTGATCCTGACCTATAGTAAATATATTCTATATTGGAGATACAATTTGCCTGATCTTATTTCATTAGGAAAAATGTTCCCAACTTAATGCTGGTAACTATTGTAGAATGATAAGTCTGAAACAAgtgtgttatttactaaaatccaaattaattaaaataaaaaaagctcaaccaaactcccatgcccaattttgccttatttgttaataaaataattcaaataagttggatcgggaaaaaaccctgataaaatagagtgaaaacctgactcatacaatttttttggacattttttcccgaattgtcctaaagattatcaggctaaacccagcacaaactacaatattttcaaattggaatagggacatctcccattaacttacTGTATACATGAGCTCAATAGGTTTGATCAtgaacaattttagtttttttcctttgaaaaattTGCGGTTTTTGCAGCTAAAAAAAACACCTCCAGCAGCACAGGTGGATCTTTTGACTGTAACCACCCCAAGAATTACCTACCAGTCCTGTTGTGTGACTGtgacaaaaactataaaaactatatatttcatatactgtataaagtacaTTTATATGAAAGCTGAACAACCACTTATGGAGCTTCCTATGTTCATATAACACTTATACACTGAGTACATGCCAAGAGTGGGTTTCATAATGGTGAAGAATAAATAACCTGCATGAAACGCATCAGCTGCACTTTGTCAAATGGCAGAATAAGTCTGAATTAAATCCACTACTCAAGTTAGCATCTGGACTGTAAAGTATTGTGAATGTGAGATTAGATTACATAACATAATGTTTTCATAAGAATACAATTGTATCTTATCATCAAAGGCAGTTATATGAAATTAGTAATTTGACTTAATCATAAAGATGTGTATCACACACACAACTGATCTCCCATCTCAGTAGCCTGTTGTTACCTGGGCTTTCCACCATAACTGTATTTCCATCTGTAAAGCAGAATGACAGGTTGTTTCAGGGTTAATTCCTGCAAGTTTCTTGCAAAAGCTTTCTTATATACCCACAGTAACTGTGCTCTGACCACTCTAAATATAATTTGTTGCCGCCCTTAGACTGTAGGAGATACAGAACATCTGTTGGCATGAGATCAATTTGCTAAATGTGTCTTTTCAGAAATAGCCAGTGATTATAACATTGTATCATACTGTGATTAGAGGCTTGCTTCTAACAAATAATGTTTTTCGGGTTCTATAcattatgtaattaaaactttTGAACACAGATAAgccaaaaatacaaattaaagaaTTTGCTGAACTTTGGTGAACTTTGCTGAACTTTTTCTGTAGTGCTGCATACAATAGGTACAACTCTTATAGCTCATGGAATTCTCAGGGTAATTGTGTGGCCCTTTAAACTCCAGCATTAGTACAGTACCTAGCCCAGGGAtcgccaacctttttttacttgtgagcaacattcaaatgtaaaatcaaagttagagagcaacacaagtatgcaaaaGGTTCATGTAGGTGCTAATAATGGGCTGTGACTATTTGTAGcctctttgtggactggcagcctacaggaggctcctcttggcagtacacctggtttatatgcaaccaagACTTGCCTCCAACATGTTTCTtgctagccactggttgggcatcactgaccTAGCCCTTTGTAATTGAGACCTGCTTTCCTCAGTTACTGCCCCTTTTTCTTTGCTTTGTAGTCATgctgttccatttattttcctaTTAGCTCTGGCACTTTCTCCAGTTTAATGTCAAGAGAAATTAGATTCTCCCAATTCTTGAACCAACAGTTCATCCCTATTTCTCCTGTAACCTAgtctttttaactataaaattcaaaattctagtaggaaaatttttttttcaagatttattttagcCCAAGGATATAAAAAGTCagaatactccatctcagacctgactATTTCAGAATTTccaggcaaaaatcccaaaaattcaggcttttctggaaaaaagcctgaaatatcaagcgattctggaaaaaataaaaaaataaaaatgattcggattttcgcttGATGTTCTCGTGTTTGTAtcatgctttttaataataaatacactccaatcatggattctagtttggtctgacttttttttttttttttaaatattcagataaatttggattttgataaataatccctccaggggtgcttcgccaatgaggcgagttgaggctgttgcctcaggcggcagcgccccactaggtaccaggggcagcaaaaatgctgctcctggtactttaagagcgaatttccgggggaggggggcagcagcaactgctgctgcctcaggcagcggaggggccaggatcgcccctgcccccctccccctgaTCATTTCTAGCATGGCAGCCTTGCAGCTGTTTATTATCTATATTCATCTCTATCTTATGTATCCAGGATGTATTCTGAAATTGCTGTATTGTTTGTATCTAAAGTTCTACCttcttttcatcatcatcattaaacAAGAACTTATACAGTGTGGGGATTGACGGGCGAGTAAA
The sequence above is a segment of the Xenopus laevis strain J_2021 chromosome 8L, Xenopus_laevis_v10.1, whole genome shotgun sequence genome. Coding sequences within it:
- the LOC108699027 gene encoding G-protein coupled receptor family C group 6 member A, which produces MSSVVESSVVDHSFNSRTHLRRFEYNPCSTRRCRQFLVSHFLKYYRHYLAAIFAIEEINKDTNILPNITLGFHIYDTCSSERQTVANITYGTQDSSFNDRIHFPTLYNTMTSENTQDKVIIYLLKTFNWTWVGIVASDDGNHHIRNEKLKVQIINSGAACVEFFIVVKEKYLASMFDSIKTIKKSTANVVIVGINMRDFFYIFWSLAENSERKIVWIFLTITSIEFVNYQITALNGSLLLELPQGNIPGLQEFIYSANPLKFPRDPITASLWDEMFFLPTGKGTINNRNETLKTFEEYFPNFNTYRLTYNTYVSVYALGHALHNMYMDSIGNRLDPSKFLSRFMPWKIPHSTCSKNCPPGSRKILIKEKPICCYNCIQCSEGEVSTVSDMENCVKCPKIQWSNEQRDKCIMRTLDFLSFEDVLGLSLALMANFLSVLTTTVLIIFIKYKHTTIVKANNRELSYYLLISLILSFLCFLLFIGWPTKGTCLIRQVVFAIVFTFSISCVLGKTLTVVIAFSATRPGSKLRGWVGTRIPKCIVLLCTLVEIVICSLWLINSPPFPEFDTESQRAIMILQCNEGSAFAFYTMIGYIGLLAFICLFVAYLSRNLPDIFNEAQYITFSMLVFCSVWISFIPAYLSTKGKYLTSVEIFAILASGSGLLGLIFIPKCYIILFKPEKKTRIY